One genomic region from Argentina anserina chromosome 2, drPotAnse1.1, whole genome shotgun sequence encodes:
- the LOC126784900 gene encoding probable galacturonosyltransferase 3 isoform X4, whose amino-acid sequence MKSNHYGAVQSSRVKIGDLSASWVLENPIDGRHGHPKSLQIAENSFQSGLRVEEKAEHSTDDPQSGEGELPSSRPSLISPVKHKRRLMREERRKLRTAELMGKDKEANDQMAAAAIERSKSFETTVSGKYSIWRKDYENPNSDSTLKLMRDQIIMAIAYANIAKSKNETVLYNSLMKNSKLSQNAIGEASSDAELPSSVLNRAKSMGRALSVAKDKLYDCHTMETKLRAMLQSTEDNLNGLKKKSAFLIQLAAKTVPKPLHCLPLQLASDYFLLGYNNREDVNKEKLEDPSLYHYAIFSDNVLATSVVVNSTVLHAKEPNKHVFHLVTDKLNYAAMKMWFLVNPPAGAAVQVENIDDFKWLNSSSCSVLRQLESARLQEYYFKANHPSSLSLGADQLKYRNPKYLSLLNHLRFYLPDVYPKLDKILFLDDDIVVQKDLTPLWSVDLQGMVNGAVETCKESFHRYDKYLNFSNPIISANFDPNACGWAYGMNMFDLKEWRKRNMTGVYHKWQDMNEERTLWKLGTLPPGLITFYNLTYPLDRGWHSLGLGYDPALNQTAIENAAVIHYNGNYKPWLDLAISKYKNYWSKYVMYDDPYLRICNINP is encoded by the exons ATGAAAAG CAACCATTATGGAGCTGTTCAAAGTAGTAGGGTTAAAATCGGGGACCTGTCTGCTTCTTGGGTCCTGGAAAATCCCATTGATGGAAGGCATGGCCATCCAAAGAGTTTGCAG ATAGCGGAGAATTCATTTCAATCTGGATTGAGAGTCGAAGAGAAGGCTGAGCATTCAACAGATGATCCTCAATCTGGAGAAGGTGAACTGCCATCTTCCCGTCCGTCATTAATCAGCCCAGTGAAGCACAAACGACGG TTAATGCGTGAAGAAAGGAGGAAACTTCGGACTGCAGAGCTAATGGGAAAGGATAAAGAAGCAAATGACCAGATGGCTGCGGCAGCAATCGAACGATCAAAATCCTTTGAGACCACTGTCTCAGGAAAGTACAGCATATGGAGGAAAGATTATGAAAACCCAAATTCTGATTCAACCTTGAAACTTATGAGAGACCAGATCATAATGGCCATTGCTTATGCCAACATTGCGAAGTCTAAGAATGAAACTGTTCTTTATAATTCCCTTATGAAGAACTCTAAACTTAGTCAGAATGCTATTGGAGAAGCAAGTTCAGATGCTGAACTTCCTTCAAG TGTGCTTAATCGAGCAAAATCAATGGGTCGTGCTCTCTCTGTTGCCAAGGACAAATTATATGACTGTCATACAATGGAAACAAAGTTAAGAGCCATGCTTCAGTCAACAGAAGATAATTTAAATGGTCTGAAGAAAAAGAGTGCATTTTTGATCCAGCTTGCAGCAAAAACAGTACCCAAACCACTGCATTGCCTTCCGTTACAACTTGCGTCAGACTATTTCTTGTTGGGATATAATAATAGGGAGGATGTTAACAAAGAAAAGCTTGAGGATCCTTCTCTATACCACTATGCTATATTTTCTGACAATGTTCTAGCCACATCAGTGGTTGTTAATTCTACTGTGCTACATGCAAAGGAACCCAATAAGCATGTTTTCCATCTGGTCACTGATAAATTGAATTATGCTGCTATGAAAATGTGGTTTCTTGTTAACCCTCCTGCTGGAGCAGCTGTGCAGGTCGAaaatattgatgattttaaGTGGTTAAATTCGTCTTCTTGTTCTGTTTTACGTCAACTAGAGTCTGCCAGGCTTCAAGAGTATTATTTCAAGGCAAACCATCCGTCTTCATTATCACTGGGGGCAGATCAGCTCAAATATCGGAATCCAAAGTATTTGTCGCTACTGAATCATCTGAGATTTTACCTTCCTGATGTCTACCCAAAGTTGGACAAGATCTTATTTTTGGATGATGACATTGTAGTTCAGAAGGACTTGACACCGCTATGGTCTGTTGATCTTCAAGGGATGGTAAATGGTGCAGTGGAGACTTGTAAAGAAAGCTTCCATAGGTATGATAAATACCTCAACTTCTCTAATCCAATAATATCTGCGAATTTTGATCCAAATGCTTGTGGCTGGGcatacggcatgaacatgttCGACTTGAAGGAGTGGAGGAAGCGAAACATGACTGGGGTATATCATAAGTGGCAAGATATG AATGAGGAGCGAACTCTGTGGAAACTTGGTACATTGCCACCAGGACTTATTACCTTCTATAACCTGACCTATCCGCTGGATCGCGGATGGCATTCTTTGGGACTTGGCTATGATCCAGCCCTCAACCAAACGGCAATAGAGAATGCAGCAGTCATTCATTACAATGGAAACTACAAGCCATGGTTAGATTTGGCTATTTCTAAGTACAAGAATTACTGGTCAAAATATGTAATGTATGACGACCCATATCTTCGGATTTGTAACATCAATCCATAA
- the LOC126784900 gene encoding probable galacturonosyltransferase 3 isoform X2 — MPDLDKHINIGKLTMLNCWLSRKKVNLLLEPTNFWMKSNHYGAVQSSRVKIGDLSASWVLENPIDGRHGHPKSLQIAENSFQSGLRVEEKAEHSTDDPQSGEGELPSSRPSLISPVKHKRRLMREERRKLRTAELMGKDKEANDQMAAAAIERSKSFETTVSGKYSIWRKDYENPNSDSTLKLMRDQIIMAIAYANIAKSKNETVLYNSLMKNSKLSQNAIGEASSDAELPSSVLNRAKSMGRALSVAKDKLYDCHTMETKLRAMLQSTEDNLNGLKKKSAFLIQLAAKTVPKPLHCLPLQLASDYFLLGYNNREDVNKEKLEDPSLYHYAIFSDNVLATSVVVNSTVLHAKEPNKHVFHLVTDKLNYAAMKMWFLVNPPAGAAVQVENIDDFKWLNSSSCSVLRQLESARLQEYYFKANHPSSLSLGADQLKYRNPKYLSLLNHLRFYLPDVYPKLDKILFLDDDIVVQKDLTPLWSVDLQGMVNGAVETCKESFHRYDKYLNFSNPIISANFDPNACGWAYGMNMFDLKEWRKRNMTGVYHKWQDMNEERTLWKLGTLPPGLITFYNLTYPLDRGWHSLGLGYDPALNQTAIENAAVIHYNGNYKPWLDLAISKYKNYWSKYVMYDDPYLRICNINP, encoded by the exons ATGCCAGATTTGGATAAACATATAAATATTGGAAAACTTACTATGTTAAATTGCTGGCTGAGCAGGAAGAAGGTGAATCTTCTGCTGGAACCAACAAACTTTTGGATGAAAAG CAACCATTATGGAGCTGTTCAAAGTAGTAGGGTTAAAATCGGGGACCTGTCTGCTTCTTGGGTCCTGGAAAATCCCATTGATGGAAGGCATGGCCATCCAAAGAGTTTGCAG ATAGCGGAGAATTCATTTCAATCTGGATTGAGAGTCGAAGAGAAGGCTGAGCATTCAACAGATGATCCTCAATCTGGAGAAGGTGAACTGCCATCTTCCCGTCCGTCATTAATCAGCCCAGTGAAGCACAAACGACGG TTAATGCGTGAAGAAAGGAGGAAACTTCGGACTGCAGAGCTAATGGGAAAGGATAAAGAAGCAAATGACCAGATGGCTGCGGCAGCAATCGAACGATCAAAATCCTTTGAGACCACTGTCTCAGGAAAGTACAGCATATGGAGGAAAGATTATGAAAACCCAAATTCTGATTCAACCTTGAAACTTATGAGAGACCAGATCATAATGGCCATTGCTTATGCCAACATTGCGAAGTCTAAGAATGAAACTGTTCTTTATAATTCCCTTATGAAGAACTCTAAACTTAGTCAGAATGCTATTGGAGAAGCAAGTTCAGATGCTGAACTTCCTTCAAG TGTGCTTAATCGAGCAAAATCAATGGGTCGTGCTCTCTCTGTTGCCAAGGACAAATTATATGACTGTCATACAATGGAAACAAAGTTAAGAGCCATGCTTCAGTCAACAGAAGATAATTTAAATGGTCTGAAGAAAAAGAGTGCATTTTTGATCCAGCTTGCAGCAAAAACAGTACCCAAACCACTGCATTGCCTTCCGTTACAACTTGCGTCAGACTATTTCTTGTTGGGATATAATAATAGGGAGGATGTTAACAAAGAAAAGCTTGAGGATCCTTCTCTATACCACTATGCTATATTTTCTGACAATGTTCTAGCCACATCAGTGGTTGTTAATTCTACTGTGCTACATGCAAAGGAACCCAATAAGCATGTTTTCCATCTGGTCACTGATAAATTGAATTATGCTGCTATGAAAATGTGGTTTCTTGTTAACCCTCCTGCTGGAGCAGCTGTGCAGGTCGAaaatattgatgattttaaGTGGTTAAATTCGTCTTCTTGTTCTGTTTTACGTCAACTAGAGTCTGCCAGGCTTCAAGAGTATTATTTCAAGGCAAACCATCCGTCTTCATTATCACTGGGGGCAGATCAGCTCAAATATCGGAATCCAAAGTATTTGTCGCTACTGAATCATCTGAGATTTTACCTTCCTGATGTCTACCCAAAGTTGGACAAGATCTTATTTTTGGATGATGACATTGTAGTTCAGAAGGACTTGACACCGCTATGGTCTGTTGATCTTCAAGGGATGGTAAATGGTGCAGTGGAGACTTGTAAAGAAAGCTTCCATAGGTATGATAAATACCTCAACTTCTCTAATCCAATAATATCTGCGAATTTTGATCCAAATGCTTGTGGCTGGGcatacggcatgaacatgttCGACTTGAAGGAGTGGAGGAAGCGAAACATGACTGGGGTATATCATAAGTGGCAAGATATG AATGAGGAGCGAACTCTGTGGAAACTTGGTACATTGCCACCAGGACTTATTACCTTCTATAACCTGACCTATCCGCTGGATCGCGGATGGCATTCTTTGGGACTTGGCTATGATCCAGCCCTCAACCAAACGGCAATAGAGAATGCAGCAGTCATTCATTACAATGGAAACTACAAGCCATGGTTAGATTTGGCTATTTCTAAGTACAAGAATTACTGGTCAAAATATGTAATGTATGACGACCCATATCTTCGGATTTGTAACATCAATCCATAA
- the LOC126784900 gene encoding probable galacturonosyltransferase 3 isoform X1: protein MEVVPTSPSTFHSLLCISLFVFHFVLVGADVSSIQRDISRYQTLCDCERCRYIEEEGESSAGTNKLLDEKNIDIIATYSNHYGAVQSSRVKIGDLSASWVLENPIDGRHGHPKSLQIAENSFQSGLRVEEKAEHSTDDPQSGEGELPSSRPSLISPVKHKRRLMREERRKLRTAELMGKDKEANDQMAAAAIERSKSFETTVSGKYSIWRKDYENPNSDSTLKLMRDQIIMAIAYANIAKSKNETVLYNSLMKNSKLSQNAIGEASSDAELPSSVLNRAKSMGRALSVAKDKLYDCHTMETKLRAMLQSTEDNLNGLKKKSAFLIQLAAKTVPKPLHCLPLQLASDYFLLGYNNREDVNKEKLEDPSLYHYAIFSDNVLATSVVVNSTVLHAKEPNKHVFHLVTDKLNYAAMKMWFLVNPPAGAAVQVENIDDFKWLNSSSCSVLRQLESARLQEYYFKANHPSSLSLGADQLKYRNPKYLSLLNHLRFYLPDVYPKLDKILFLDDDIVVQKDLTPLWSVDLQGMVNGAVETCKESFHRYDKYLNFSNPIISANFDPNACGWAYGMNMFDLKEWRKRNMTGVYHKWQDMNEERTLWKLGTLPPGLITFYNLTYPLDRGWHSLGLGYDPALNQTAIENAAVIHYNGNYKPWLDLAISKYKNYWSKYVMYDDPYLRICNINP, encoded by the exons ATGGAAGTCGTTCCTACTTCTCCGTCAACCTTCCATTCCCTGCTCTGCATCTCATTG TTTGTTTTTCACTTTGTGCTTGTTGGAGCTGATGTTTCCTCAAT TCAGAGAGACATCAGTAGGTACCAGACATTGTGCGACTGCGAGCGATGCCGCTATATAGAG GAAGAAGGTGAATCTTCTGCTGGAACCAACAAACTTTTGGATGAAAAG AATATTGATATAATTGCGACATACAGCAACCATTATGGAGCTGTTCAAAGTAGTAGGGTTAAAATCGGGGACCTGTCTGCTTCTTGGGTCCTGGAAAATCCCATTGATGGAAGGCATGGCCATCCAAAGAGTTTGCAG ATAGCGGAGAATTCATTTCAATCTGGATTGAGAGTCGAAGAGAAGGCTGAGCATTCAACAGATGATCCTCAATCTGGAGAAGGTGAACTGCCATCTTCCCGTCCGTCATTAATCAGCCCAGTGAAGCACAAACGACGG TTAATGCGTGAAGAAAGGAGGAAACTTCGGACTGCAGAGCTAATGGGAAAGGATAAAGAAGCAAATGACCAGATGGCTGCGGCAGCAATCGAACGATCAAAATCCTTTGAGACCACTGTCTCAGGAAAGTACAGCATATGGAGGAAAGATTATGAAAACCCAAATTCTGATTCAACCTTGAAACTTATGAGAGACCAGATCATAATGGCCATTGCTTATGCCAACATTGCGAAGTCTAAGAATGAAACTGTTCTTTATAATTCCCTTATGAAGAACTCTAAACTTAGTCAGAATGCTATTGGAGAAGCAAGTTCAGATGCTGAACTTCCTTCAAG TGTGCTTAATCGAGCAAAATCAATGGGTCGTGCTCTCTCTGTTGCCAAGGACAAATTATATGACTGTCATACAATGGAAACAAAGTTAAGAGCCATGCTTCAGTCAACAGAAGATAATTTAAATGGTCTGAAGAAAAAGAGTGCATTTTTGATCCAGCTTGCAGCAAAAACAGTACCCAAACCACTGCATTGCCTTCCGTTACAACTTGCGTCAGACTATTTCTTGTTGGGATATAATAATAGGGAGGATGTTAACAAAGAAAAGCTTGAGGATCCTTCTCTATACCACTATGCTATATTTTCTGACAATGTTCTAGCCACATCAGTGGTTGTTAATTCTACTGTGCTACATGCAAAGGAACCCAATAAGCATGTTTTCCATCTGGTCACTGATAAATTGAATTATGCTGCTATGAAAATGTGGTTTCTTGTTAACCCTCCTGCTGGAGCAGCTGTGCAGGTCGAaaatattgatgattttaaGTGGTTAAATTCGTCTTCTTGTTCTGTTTTACGTCAACTAGAGTCTGCCAGGCTTCAAGAGTATTATTTCAAGGCAAACCATCCGTCTTCATTATCACTGGGGGCAGATCAGCTCAAATATCGGAATCCAAAGTATTTGTCGCTACTGAATCATCTGAGATTTTACCTTCCTGATGTCTACCCAAAGTTGGACAAGATCTTATTTTTGGATGATGACATTGTAGTTCAGAAGGACTTGACACCGCTATGGTCTGTTGATCTTCAAGGGATGGTAAATGGTGCAGTGGAGACTTGTAAAGAAAGCTTCCATAGGTATGATAAATACCTCAACTTCTCTAATCCAATAATATCTGCGAATTTTGATCCAAATGCTTGTGGCTGGGcatacggcatgaacatgttCGACTTGAAGGAGTGGAGGAAGCGAAACATGACTGGGGTATATCATAAGTGGCAAGATATG AATGAGGAGCGAACTCTGTGGAAACTTGGTACATTGCCACCAGGACTTATTACCTTCTATAACCTGACCTATCCGCTGGATCGCGGATGGCATTCTTTGGGACTTGGCTATGATCCAGCCCTCAACCAAACGGCAATAGAGAATGCAGCAGTCATTCATTACAATGGAAACTACAAGCCATGGTTAGATTTGGCTATTTCTAAGTACAAGAATTACTGGTCAAAATATGTAATGTATGACGACCCATATCTTCGGATTTGTAACATCAATCCATAA
- the LOC126784900 gene encoding probable galacturonosyltransferase 3 isoform X3 produces MYLKKVNLLLEPTNFWMKSNHYGAVQSSRVKIGDLSASWVLENPIDGRHGHPKSLQIAENSFQSGLRVEEKAEHSTDDPQSGEGELPSSRPSLISPVKHKRRLMREERRKLRTAELMGKDKEANDQMAAAAIERSKSFETTVSGKYSIWRKDYENPNSDSTLKLMRDQIIMAIAYANIAKSKNETVLYNSLMKNSKLSQNAIGEASSDAELPSSVLNRAKSMGRALSVAKDKLYDCHTMETKLRAMLQSTEDNLNGLKKKSAFLIQLAAKTVPKPLHCLPLQLASDYFLLGYNNREDVNKEKLEDPSLYHYAIFSDNVLATSVVVNSTVLHAKEPNKHVFHLVTDKLNYAAMKMWFLVNPPAGAAVQVENIDDFKWLNSSSCSVLRQLESARLQEYYFKANHPSSLSLGADQLKYRNPKYLSLLNHLRFYLPDVYPKLDKILFLDDDIVVQKDLTPLWSVDLQGMVNGAVETCKESFHRYDKYLNFSNPIISANFDPNACGWAYGMNMFDLKEWRKRNMTGVYHKWQDMNEERTLWKLGTLPPGLITFYNLTYPLDRGWHSLGLGYDPALNQTAIENAAVIHYNGNYKPWLDLAISKYKNYWSKYVMYDDPYLRICNINP; encoded by the exons ATGTATCT GAAGAAGGTGAATCTTCTGCTGGAACCAACAAACTTTTGGATGAAAAG CAACCATTATGGAGCTGTTCAAAGTAGTAGGGTTAAAATCGGGGACCTGTCTGCTTCTTGGGTCCTGGAAAATCCCATTGATGGAAGGCATGGCCATCCAAAGAGTTTGCAG ATAGCGGAGAATTCATTTCAATCTGGATTGAGAGTCGAAGAGAAGGCTGAGCATTCAACAGATGATCCTCAATCTGGAGAAGGTGAACTGCCATCTTCCCGTCCGTCATTAATCAGCCCAGTGAAGCACAAACGACGG TTAATGCGTGAAGAAAGGAGGAAACTTCGGACTGCAGAGCTAATGGGAAAGGATAAAGAAGCAAATGACCAGATGGCTGCGGCAGCAATCGAACGATCAAAATCCTTTGAGACCACTGTCTCAGGAAAGTACAGCATATGGAGGAAAGATTATGAAAACCCAAATTCTGATTCAACCTTGAAACTTATGAGAGACCAGATCATAATGGCCATTGCTTATGCCAACATTGCGAAGTCTAAGAATGAAACTGTTCTTTATAATTCCCTTATGAAGAACTCTAAACTTAGTCAGAATGCTATTGGAGAAGCAAGTTCAGATGCTGAACTTCCTTCAAG TGTGCTTAATCGAGCAAAATCAATGGGTCGTGCTCTCTCTGTTGCCAAGGACAAATTATATGACTGTCATACAATGGAAACAAAGTTAAGAGCCATGCTTCAGTCAACAGAAGATAATTTAAATGGTCTGAAGAAAAAGAGTGCATTTTTGATCCAGCTTGCAGCAAAAACAGTACCCAAACCACTGCATTGCCTTCCGTTACAACTTGCGTCAGACTATTTCTTGTTGGGATATAATAATAGGGAGGATGTTAACAAAGAAAAGCTTGAGGATCCTTCTCTATACCACTATGCTATATTTTCTGACAATGTTCTAGCCACATCAGTGGTTGTTAATTCTACTGTGCTACATGCAAAGGAACCCAATAAGCATGTTTTCCATCTGGTCACTGATAAATTGAATTATGCTGCTATGAAAATGTGGTTTCTTGTTAACCCTCCTGCTGGAGCAGCTGTGCAGGTCGAaaatattgatgattttaaGTGGTTAAATTCGTCTTCTTGTTCTGTTTTACGTCAACTAGAGTCTGCCAGGCTTCAAGAGTATTATTTCAAGGCAAACCATCCGTCTTCATTATCACTGGGGGCAGATCAGCTCAAATATCGGAATCCAAAGTATTTGTCGCTACTGAATCATCTGAGATTTTACCTTCCTGATGTCTACCCAAAGTTGGACAAGATCTTATTTTTGGATGATGACATTGTAGTTCAGAAGGACTTGACACCGCTATGGTCTGTTGATCTTCAAGGGATGGTAAATGGTGCAGTGGAGACTTGTAAAGAAAGCTTCCATAGGTATGATAAATACCTCAACTTCTCTAATCCAATAATATCTGCGAATTTTGATCCAAATGCTTGTGGCTGGGcatacggcatgaacatgttCGACTTGAAGGAGTGGAGGAAGCGAAACATGACTGGGGTATATCATAAGTGGCAAGATATG AATGAGGAGCGAACTCTGTGGAAACTTGGTACATTGCCACCAGGACTTATTACCTTCTATAACCTGACCTATCCGCTGGATCGCGGATGGCATTCTTTGGGACTTGGCTATGATCCAGCCCTCAACCAAACGGCAATAGAGAATGCAGCAGTCATTCATTACAATGGAAACTACAAGCCATGGTTAGATTTGGCTATTTCTAAGTACAAGAATTACTGGTCAAAATATGTAATGTATGACGACCCATATCTTCGGATTTGTAACATCAATCCATAA
- the LOC126784900 gene encoding probable galacturonosyltransferase 3 isoform X6: MEVVPTSPSTFHSLLCISLFVFHFVLVGADVSSIQRDISRYQTLCDCERCRYIEVYISYYVKLLAEQEEGESSAGTNKLLDEKNIDIIATYSNHYGAVQSSRVKIGDLSASWVLENPIDGRHGHPKSLQIAENSFQSGLRVEEKAEHSTDDPQSGEGELPSSRPSLISPVKHKRRLMREERRKLRTAELMGKDKEANDQMAAAAIERSKSFETTVSGKYSIWRKDYENPNSDSTLKLMRDQIIMAIAYANIAKSKNETVLYNSLMKNSKLSQNAIGEASSDAELPSSVLNRAKSMGRALSVAKDKLYDCHTMETKLRAMLQSTEDNLNGLKKKSAFLIQLAAKTVPKPLHCLPLQLASDYFLLGYNNREDVNKEKLEDPSLYHYAIFSDNVLATSVVVNSTVLHAKEPNKHVFHLVTDKLNYAAMKMWFLVNPPAGAAVQVENIDDFKWLNSSSCSVLRQLESARLQEYYFKANHPSSLSLGADQLKYRNPKYLSLLNHLRFYLPDVYPKLDKILFLDDDIVVQKDLTPLWSVDLQGMVNGAVETCKESFHRYDKYLNFSNPIISANFDPNACGWAYGMNMFDLKEWRKRNMTGVYHKWQDMNEERTLWKLGTLPPGLITFYNLTYPLDRGWHSLGLGYDPALNQTAIENAAVIHYNGNYKPWLDLAISKYKNYWSKYVMYDDPYLRICNINP; encoded by the exons ATGGAAGTCGTTCCTACTTCTCCGTCAACCTTCCATTCCCTGCTCTGCATCTCATTG TTTGTTTTTCACTTTGTGCTTGTTGGAGCTGATGTTTCCTCAAT TCAGAGAGACATCAGTAGGTACCAGACATTGTGCGACTGCGAGCGATGCCGCTATATAGAGGTTTATATCTC TTACTATGTTAAATTGCTGGCTGAGCAGGAAGAAGGTGAATCTTCTGCTGGAACCAACAAACTTTTGGATGAAAAG AATATTGATATAATTGCGACATACAGCAACCATTATGGAGCTGTTCAAAGTAGTAGGGTTAAAATCGGGGACCTGTCTGCTTCTTGGGTCCTGGAAAATCCCATTGATGGAAGGCATGGCCATCCAAAGAGTTTGCAG ATAGCGGAGAATTCATTTCAATCTGGATTGAGAGTCGAAGAGAAGGCTGAGCATTCAACAGATGATCCTCAATCTGGAGAAGGTGAACTGCCATCTTCCCGTCCGTCATTAATCAGCCCAGTGAAGCACAAACGACGG TTAATGCGTGAAGAAAGGAGGAAACTTCGGACTGCAGAGCTAATGGGAAAGGATAAAGAAGCAAATGACCAGATGGCTGCGGCAGCAATCGAACGATCAAAATCCTTTGAGACCACTGTCTCAGGAAAGTACAGCATATGGAGGAAAGATTATGAAAACCCAAATTCTGATTCAACCTTGAAACTTATGAGAGACCAGATCATAATGGCCATTGCTTATGCCAACATTGCGAAGTCTAAGAATGAAACTGTTCTTTATAATTCCCTTATGAAGAACTCTAAACTTAGTCAGAATGCTATTGGAGAAGCAAGTTCAGATGCTGAACTTCCTTCAAG TGTGCTTAATCGAGCAAAATCAATGGGTCGTGCTCTCTCTGTTGCCAAGGACAAATTATATGACTGTCATACAATGGAAACAAAGTTAAGAGCCATGCTTCAGTCAACAGAAGATAATTTAAATGGTCTGAAGAAAAAGAGTGCATTTTTGATCCAGCTTGCAGCAAAAACAGTACCCAAACCACTGCATTGCCTTCCGTTACAACTTGCGTCAGACTATTTCTTGTTGGGATATAATAATAGGGAGGATGTTAACAAAGAAAAGCTTGAGGATCCTTCTCTATACCACTATGCTATATTTTCTGACAATGTTCTAGCCACATCAGTGGTTGTTAATTCTACTGTGCTACATGCAAAGGAACCCAATAAGCATGTTTTCCATCTGGTCACTGATAAATTGAATTATGCTGCTATGAAAATGTGGTTTCTTGTTAACCCTCCTGCTGGAGCAGCTGTGCAGGTCGAaaatattgatgattttaaGTGGTTAAATTCGTCTTCTTGTTCTGTTTTACGTCAACTAGAGTCTGCCAGGCTTCAAGAGTATTATTTCAAGGCAAACCATCCGTCTTCATTATCACTGGGGGCAGATCAGCTCAAATATCGGAATCCAAAGTATTTGTCGCTACTGAATCATCTGAGATTTTACCTTCCTGATGTCTACCCAAAGTTGGACAAGATCTTATTTTTGGATGATGACATTGTAGTTCAGAAGGACTTGACACCGCTATGGTCTGTTGATCTTCAAGGGATGGTAAATGGTGCAGTGGAGACTTGTAAAGAAAGCTTCCATAGGTATGATAAATACCTCAACTTCTCTAATCCAATAATATCTGCGAATTTTGATCCAAATGCTTGTGGCTGGGcatacggcatgaacatgttCGACTTGAAGGAGTGGAGGAAGCGAAACATGACTGGGGTATATCATAAGTGGCAAGATATG AATGAGGAGCGAACTCTGTGGAAACTTGGTACATTGCCACCAGGACTTATTACCTTCTATAACCTGACCTATCCGCTGGATCGCGGATGGCATTCTTTGGGACTTGGCTATGATCCAGCCCTCAACCAAACGGCAATAGAGAATGCAGCAGTCATTCATTACAATGGAAACTACAAGCCATGGTTAGATTTGGCTATTTCTAAGTACAAGAATTACTGGTCAAAATATGTAATGTATGACGACCCATATCTTCGGATTTGTAACATCAATCCATAA